DNA from Plasmodium cynomolgi strain B DNA, chromosome 12, whole genome shotgun sequence:
ttttttcgaattttcgttcaactttttttggaTATCCATTTGTATTTTGGATATCTCTACACACTTTGTTTCCGTCGCGATGGGattgtttcgtttttttcgtttcacaGGTACATGGTAGGAAGATATTTCTTGTACGTACCTACAGGTTAGTAGTATGTTATCCGGCTTCAGATCAAGGTACGTCACACTTTTGTGTAACAAATAAGTCAGTGTATCGtagatatttaaaaacagAAGTTTGAGGAAATTCTCTGAGTATAGATGTACTTCTACACAACTGTTGTctattttttgcgtttttttggCATGCACGGAATATATgccgtatttttttttgaaatacatAGATTGGTAGGGTACTTGTGGCATAAGGGTAAAtaggatgttttttttttggtcaaAAAGTACCTCTTCAATTTGTATTACATTTTGATTATCcagataatttaaaaaaaaaatttcatttaaaattttataaagatAGTTAGTTAAGTACACTTGGCTGTTAACGTAGTAGGGACAATTCTGCTTTAAGCAAATTCCTACGTGAAAAACTTTCAAGCAgtattttttgttgtccacaatatttttgcacCTGTATATATTGCCGTACGCGCTTTggtatatacattttaaaagaagatattggtttaaaaaataagaggtgttttttctcacaattttgtatgcACCATATTTGGgacttatatttttgcatttcccagttttttcttttccccccctttttaacaaaatgctGTAAATAATACTATATTTTACGTCATAAAttacttttaattttttcttgatttttaaaatgtcttCTAGGAGCTTCGCATTACAACTGCTAACAAATTCGTCGCtcagttttattttgcaatttttgaaATGTTCCTTTGTGTCTAGGGTGGTGACAGTGCCCCTGTTTTTAcattcgtttattttttcctccactttgGATTTAAAAACCAGCTTGGTTTTTGCCTTGTCGAATGGGCAATTTAGGAAGTGCATTTTTGAGGCAACTTCGCAGGTGGGAAATAAGCGACCTGGGATGCCACTAATTTGGGCGCATATTATGTGTGGAAATTCTCACCCGGGGGGAGGAACggacaaaaacaaaaaaaaaaatgagagggATCATGCTGGAAGGTACTGCCAACCAAGTAGACGCATAAACAGGCGCAATGTGGACGATTTTGAAAGGTACTACTGACTGTTCGCTCAGTGGAAAATTTAGCGAAAGGCAGGAAGGGAAGTATTGCAATAGTAATTATTCTATGCAAATATGTTGCCCCATTTGCAATGTAGCTCGTTAGACAATGCAGACCTGCGGCACTGCAAGAAAGTGACACCATGGCTAAGCCTTCACTTATCTGCACATACTTAAGGGGCGGATACATATAGGTGCACCTGCTCAAACATGTGTCCCATTGCTGGGGTGTCCTTGCTCACTGAAGAGATGTTCCCTTTAAATCACTGTGAGGTTTAtcaaaggggaagcaaatacacgcattttttttttgtagagaCGCCCAGTAGGGAAGCCTCCGTGCATGGGGTGAGagcattcaaaaaaaaaaggtgtacaaAAGAGGGATTGCGATTTCTCAGAATAGATAGTTATGTGGGGAACACTCATGAGGAATATACCCTGAAGTGACTTCAAAATTTggattttgtttatttttttaattggaTGCTTCAAAAGGTGGTGACACACTTAAGGGAAGTCACGTGTAAGTGACATGTGCGAACAGAGTCTGACTTATAATGTGTagaggggggaaggaaggggagagcgaaaaaaaaaaaagcattaaaGTGGGGCAGAAGCAGAAATAGTGTATGCCACAGAGAACAGAGAAGCTCTCTCAATATTCTGCAAGTCGAATAATCTGCCCTGTAACCGAAGTGTGTTGGCGCacgtgcctttttttttaaaatgcttttacatttcttcataaaaaattgcaaggTTTTCTTTCGCGCGAAAAGGACGTATCTACACGTATATGACTTGTGCTTATGTACGTCCATCACAGAATGTCACATGTGCCTTGTCACCCCATCACACATGGCGCGCATTTTGTGACAATACACTTGAGCGTGGTTCGTACCGAGCGGTATATCCTTAACACTCCGTGCACTGCTTTTTAaggctatatattttttggcaagcaaaatttcgcaaaaaaaaaaggagaaaaattaatacatAATTGTAACAATGCCACGATGCAAAAATAGTTAACGAACAGTTAAGgtcatttttgcacaaaggGAACAGGTACGCATATggtagaagaaaaatatgaactttCATTTTAAGCCCCAAAATATTGCCTTTTAAGGtagaaaattttgtgaaaatagaataaattttcagcactcaaaaaaaaaaaagcatttttgtgcctttgttttttttttttcgaattagCGATTTCTGTTTAGCTTTGCCGCTTCCTCTCGATCTTGTAATTCAcatagttatatttttaaaaacatttttccaTGAGTAAAAAAGGCCTAATATAATTTCGATCTCACGATAAGGAGAAAGCAGAAGCCAGGAAAAGTAGGAAGAACAGAAATAGTAAGAATAACACTAAGCAGGAAAAGAAACACACTGAGAAGGGACAAAGTGGAAGGCGAACCCGAAAGCGAAATTACAAGCGGAGAGAACGATAGTTAAAACAAGCAGCAACCATGTATCGAAACCTGTACGACACAGACAATATTATTTACTCTCCGGAAGGTACTAAAAGAAATGgcgaaaaatatataggaaAAGTGTGCATGCTTTAGCATGCTCGGCTGATGATAGTATGCCAGCCGATTGTAATCGCATATGCTCATACACATTTGCATGTATCTGCACGTGTGAACCTTTTTAGGAAGGCTGTACCAAGTCGAATACGCGAATGAAGCTATAAAACAGGGGACCTGCGCCGTGGCTATAAAGTCCAAGGATTTTGTGGTACGAAAGGCGCCGCATGTGCATATAGCGAGATGGGCAACATGTGCTGCGCGTTGAGGGGGCCCCTTCAGAAtgaaaggggggagggggggagcacGGACAAGCAATAGTGAcagaaatataataaaatggcgaaataacaaaatggagaaatgtGAAAATGACGAAATAACAGAATAGAGATATAACCCCGTAATGTTTGCCCCCCAACTGCGAGATGCCACAGTTGTCCACCAAGCAGCGCGAATGCCCCACTTTTTGCATCCATTCATGTTgctcgcttttttttttttcgatccCTCTCTTCATACAGGTCGTTTGTGGACTAAAGAAGCGCATAAGCAAGTTATCGTTCCACCAAGAAAAACTGTTCAAAATAGATGACTACATCGGTGTGACGATGAGTGGCATAACATCTGACGCAAAGGTTTTGACGAAGTACATGCGAAACGAATGTCTGTCGCATAAGTTTCTATTTgatgaaaatatgaatatagaaaaattagTGAAAAAGGTGGCAGATAAGTATCAGCAGAATACTCAGAGGAGTAGTAGAAGGGCATTTGGTGTAGGGTTAATAATAGCTGGATATTTTAAGGAGCCCTATATTTTTGAAACGAAGCCAAATGGTTCATATTTTGAATACATTGCCTTATCGTTTGGTGCTAGATCTCATGCATCGAAAActtatttagaaaaaaatttacatttatttgaaaattcGTCGTTGGAGGAGCTTACTCTTCATTGCTTAAAGGCCTTAAGATGTTCCCTTTCGAGTGAAAATGAGTTAACTGTAGAAAATACGTCGCTAGCTATTGTTGGTAAGGATAAACCATGGCAAGAAGTTACCACTGTAGACTTAGTGGAGCTTCTAATGAGAGTAAACGCTGAACAGCGAACTGAAAATATTGAGGCAGACATTCAGAATGAGGAAATTCCTCCAAATGAAGGAGATGCACCAAATCCGCAGGGCGATCAAATGGAATGAAGCGTCAAAATGCGTCTATATATGATGTGCTCTCCTTTCCCACCACGCACACGTGAGAATAGTGAGGCATGTTCAGTGTATtggttttttatttataaatggATAAGcagcatgtgcatgtgtactTCTGCGtacgtgtgtgcatatatgcgtatttatatacatatatatatacatatatatacgtatatatttatatgcttATAACACGTGGTGcatgtaatatatacaaaattttaagggatttttttttttttttttgatacctttttaatatttaaaagaaacaatgggaaaaaaaaaaaaacgctttctcaattaaaataattttttattgcagatcatttttgtttcccttttgtgaGCAGTTTATTtaaagagagagaaaaaaaaaaggacagtCTTTCGCTCAGTGTAGGGGTGAAATGCTAGAACAAAGCTCAACttatttatcttttattGTTGTCTTTGGAGGAAGCTACTTTAATGAATACATGCATGTACACTGATTAAGGCAGATTTAGGTGAAGGCACCGCAGTGGTAAGCAAATCGGAGGGGGAACTCCCAGCTACGTTTGCCTGCAATCGGTAAGGGTAATATGTGGGCACCTATATGTAGAGTGAATACGCACAATAGTATTTTCTGTTATGTATGCCGCTTTGGGCTGGCTACACCTTTTGACCCAAATGATTCCCACATGTACTACAGCAAATTGGCGAACACGTatgcgtaattttttaagagcGTTTTAACAaataggaaggaaaaaataaaagatgaaGAGGTGCGCGTAAATGTTATTTTAAAGAGGAATATAAGATAACTACAGCGGTGTAATGCATGCGTATTTGTTGCTCATTCAAAATGTggcttcgttttttttttccatctgtgttgtttatgttttacaaatggctctttttttccttcataaGTAAAATGAAGTACATGCAACGGTAGTTAagaactatttttttatatttgaaaaaaataaagttaaacAGCTTAAAtttgaatgtaaaaaatttcaaacaTTAGCTGTTGTTCGGGTGCGCACAGGGATAGGGGTGCCTGTGGATAATGCTGCTCCTCTGTAGAGCGTGAAAGatcaaacagaaaaaaaacatttctttatctttaaaACGTGGATAGAACTgtaatatgtttaaaaaaaaaaatggttattTTTACGAAAGGGATCAGATCGACGCAGAggtttaaccttttttttttttttttagggaAAGCAGGAAAATTGCTAAAGCGAATTGTTGGAAATGGTATATGCCAAAATTTCACGTGTACGTTTGATGGCTAAATATCATTAGGGTGAAtttttgtatgtatgtacaccagtatatattttttttttaaatgtgtaaATGTGGGCGTAAATAATGATgcgttttttgtttaaatgcgcatatgtaggaatataaataacttttttttttttttttttttttccattagcATTTGCGTTACGCTCATACCCCATTTTGATTTGTCATGTGATGCATACAATGTTGGTGAATAACTTccacttctttttccttttcatttgtttccGCTTTCAGAGGtgatgcaattttttccttccacaaATGCATGTGTAGATAAGTTCATTTGCGTTTTTATTGAAAACCATTCGTTTGAAAGAGTTTTAAAGAGGGCGAGTGACATTCCGTTTTGTACATTTGCAGCAACGTTTGAAGTGTTTGCATGATTTTGGAGTGGTACGTGAAGGTATAAAGCGTAAAATTGTTACGTGCGTGTGTACATAGGCACGCACGTGggtatgtgcatatatatatacttatatacatatatatgtacttacatatacgtatatatacttatatatacttacataTACCTATACGTACACTCCCCCGTGTGCGTGTGCGACGGGGAGAGCCATTTTACGGGGCGAGGGAAAAGACGGCACATGCAGCAACTTGCAGTAAACCGTTCCCctaccattttgttcatgcCATTTGAAAACGCGCAAGGGGAGAAATAACTTTTTGGAGGACCCAAGACACACGTGGGCACCGGACGAATGTTTCCCGCCTCGTCCGATTTGTTTGTGCGCAGTGACACACACGTGCTGCACAAATCGTAAAACATCGAATGCGAGCTGTCCTGTTTTTTGTTCAATTCGTTCCTTCGCGCAGTGTAGCAGTGCGGCGTATCAGCGCAGCGTATCAGCGCAGCGTGGTTGAGTCCAATCCCTTGGCCATATGCCACGAACACATTTCCGTGCACCCTTGTTTCTACACGCATGTGCACACAAGTGTATATACGTGTATGTACCTGTAGATACATTCCtgtgaattaaaatattaatgcgGACCGAAACATACTTATACACACCAAGAGGAAGGCACAAACACAGctcaaaaaataatcagtCCAACCTTTTGAGCTCATAGCCATTTAATGTAAAAACTGTCCTTTATTCCATCGCGTCCTTGATGATAAAACATATTAGCATTAATGTTAACATTTGGATGATTTAAATatctaattatttttccatgtaAGTAGTATTAAATGTGTATGCGCTCTTGTGTGAAGTAGCTACATGTATTGGGCAGTGAGAAAAACCGTTTTGTTACACCAGTTCGCGCAGACGTAGAATCGCCAACTGATGTAGTCTCCCCATaaatacgtatgtatatattcacatatttCATCACTCTGCCTATTCTTCccgtgttttttttacgcccTTCAGTTGGATCAATTTCGTCCAAAGGACttcacaaaaggggaggTTTTCCGTTTTGCCAATTTGTGATTGCCAATCGGTGGTGTAGACATTTCCCCGTTCCCGTAGAATCCGTTACCACGTGTGTACGCGTGCAGCCCCCCTCACCACTTCGTACTATATTCTGCTAGCCAACATATGGTACGTTATGCACACTGTGAATGTATCCATTCGTTCATATCTGGTGTGTAAAAGATTGTGTGATATTCATTCAGTTAAGTTCAATTAGAGTACCGAATTTCACACATTTTCAAAGTCTACCTATTTAGAATTCGTTATTGACACATATATGGAtcatttaaaacaaatttaacatATTCCTAGAATACATCTAtgaagtgttttttttttccccccttttttgtgcaataTATATGGAGTGGATGCTAGTTTTATAGCTTTTCGCTAGCAGTTATACGTTCCTTTAGCGaagaaatttaattttgaGACCAGTTAATTTGGGATCGTTTAATTtgatattaaataattttaagatAACTGAATGATAAGGTAGTTTGATCTTAagatatgcatacatatgttaaatatgttatatatgttacacatattatatgcattttttttttttttgcattaaacATAGCGTGGGTAAAaagcttcccccttttgaatCTTACTCTAAAGCTACAGCATTGCGGAATCGCAAATTGTTTGCCATTCTTCCCCAACCCCCCTTCCCTTGCAATTGTAATAACTTCTCTTTGTAATTCCCTTAGCTTCttcgtacaatttttttctattcttCGAATTTTTTCTGGTTTTATCTTATCATATGTTatctcattttaattttttttttttttttttacaacttatGATGCACAATTTACACCTTATAATTTATaagtaaacatttttttttttttttttttttcttttcatttttttataccacTTCATTGGTGGCTTCTTCTCTCAAtgccaaattttttctcgtGCCACGTTTTACTCCTCACGTAGTTAAGCATTTGTTATCGTTCCTTAATGCCATATGATGTTTTATTTAATGCTTACTATGATATATAAgcgtgtatatattttttccttttatatgaatatattcttttagcatttttttcttcctatttatatatgcgcaTCTCCATACTTACGGATTATGTGCTTGGTGAAGCCCCCTTTTTCGTAGATAGATAGTCAGCCTTTTCATTAAagaagttttcttttttcattttttctgccttttttttttgcgcaaaaattgGGCTCCCATTCATTGTGCATACGCATAGGAATAAATGTTTGTTGCGCATTTTTTGGTGTActacttttcattttcatattcGTGCTCACGTCGATAATTTAAATCGAGGAGCAACGTTGACGGGGAAGCATCAGAGCGAAGATAGTGAAGCCACAATAGCCAGGCCAATAAGGCGAAGTCAAGATAGTGAAAAACATACATCAAGGAGACAATTGGACGCATTTACTCATTTCACAACCCGCACGCGTACACATCAGTGCTCGTAGAAACACACACACTGAAATTTTCTcatgtatatgcacatgtgctgTTTAGCACATCGACACGTACCGGTACACACCAGTTAAGAGagagaaacggaaaaaaaaaaaaaaaaaaaaaaaaaaatgtcttctGTATCAACCTTGCCATATATAGGAAGTAAGATTTCGTTAATTTCAAACTCCGAAATAAGATATGAAGGAATTTTGTACACGATCAATACTCACGAGTCGACCGTTGCATTGCAAAATGTTAGATCATTTGGAACGGAGGGGAGAAGACAGCCGGATATTCCACCATCAAATGAAATTTAcgattttataatatttagagGAAAAGATATAAAAGATGTTACCGTGAGTGAACCTGCGAAGACTATTCCGGACGACCCAGCGATCGTTTCCATGAACATAGCACCATCgtctaaaaataatttgagcgataatataaattataacaaCAATGTCAATATGAATAAACCGCTGAAGACTCAAAACAATATGATGCAACAACAAAATGACagaaatatgaacataaataataGGCGATATTTTAATAGGCagaattacaatttttactaTAATAATAACCCTAACAATAGTGGTAATAATCAcaacaataataacaataataataacagcGGTAGAAactttaacaattttaaatataaaaattttagaaacTATGAAAGACCTTACATTATCGGGGAGCTGGAGTCCCAACCGAATCCAGCCCTAAAAAGTAAGTTCAGCCCCGACTTTGACTTTAGTACAAATAATCTAAAGTTTGATAAAAGCACCATACTAGACGAAAAGAATAAAGACCCCTTAACGCTGAATAACAATATTCAAGTAGGAGGGTATGATAAGAATTCCAGCTTTTTTGATAACATCAGTTGTGAAACGTTAGATAAACAACAGGGTAAGGATGAAAGAGTGGACcgagaaaaattaagaatGTTAGATGTAGACACCTTTGGTATAGCTGCAGCGCACTATAGAACCAGTGGACACAACCGAAACAACAACAGgaataaaatgagaaacaatagaaataacaaaatgatggGGAACTTCAACTACAACTATTATAATAGAAGTCAGAACCCGTTTAACAGGTACCCTGCttattagtttttttttttcacacgtACGGGGATGCGCCTGCCCATATAGGTAGACACATATATAGATGTGTTCACGTATGCATACTTATATGCACGCATTTTTCCTCGCACGCGCGTTGAGGCGCCTCCattttattcgttttttctaaTTAATGTTTGTGCCATTACATGCGTAATAAGccatttaattcattttaaaagTTCCCATCGGTGTAAACGCACGTATGCGAGCGTGCTCACCCGTACACAGATGCGCCTTTACATAATGCACCTAACCAATTTTTCACGAAAACAAGCAGCCCCCATGGTTAGATCTTCAGAGTGACCTAATGTGAACGTACATGTTTGTTCCTGTGTTTGTGTGTTTATATGTGTACACTTTGACATGCTTGCACGTGAGCGCGAGGGAGAGGGGTTGCTTGCATGTGtacacatacgtatgtattatgcgtgtgtgtataaCGCGTGTGCGTATTACACggatgtgtatatgtgcaccCGTGTgagcatgtgtgtgtgcccaGGTACATGATCCATTTACATGTGAAAAAAGGTGAATCAGCAaatgtttataatttttttaagtcaaGTCCcctaaaataatttcctttttttttctgcctttttttgacgttaaaaattttttttttttttattttgttttgctttgcatAAATGCTTCCCTGGATGTTTACATAAGTATTTACCAGCATgccttttcgcctttttgctgaatcatttttcatatttaaaaattgcgaTAAGAATGCAAAAACGAATGGATGAAGAGACTATGCGGTGTATAAATTAATACGAAGCACGTTGCTTTGGTCCGAGAACGGGGCGATTCCCACATATCGgcgtatatgcatatatacacataagtGTATACTTTGTTACTTGTATGTTCATCGATCTACTAGCCCGAGGCCGTACTCACGGCACATTCAAGCGTACTTCCCCCAAGGTAAGCAACTTTTTGTTACTTCTTCCAACGGTGCactattttgcaaaaccGGAACAAATGGAAGTAATTTGCTTTTACGTAAGGTGTCATTACCCAGCGGAGGATATGCTAACTGCCTTTTGGCAATAATTTAAGCGAAATAGGCGCAACTGGTTATTGAGGGGTATTCCTCGTGCACACATTTGGGTGATGTTATAGGAACATGGGAAATTCACcccgggggggaagaaaaaaaatgttgcgtTAAAGTATGTACGGTGAGGAAGGCAAACACGTTACACGTGTAGCAGCACCTTTGGCCTTACATACAAGCGATCGGTTTGTTCTTTTGGCATATTTTCTTCGCCCTCCCCATGGGTGCGCTTTAAATtgtcattttgaaaatggaCCCCCAGATCTGATTAACTTGATAGGCATAATTGTGACATAAGTAGTATGCtcaaattttgcaatttataatttatccttttcaTGATCACAGTGTGTATTGATTTTGTGCATACGACTGGGATGTTATGTTTAATTGTTCAGCATAATTTGGGCTGCATTGCGGTGtcacttttttccccctcagtTACAAATCGGAATGATGGAGCAACGCGCAGAGGGGAATATCATAATAGCGAGATGATTTACTCTATGTCGCAAAAATGAACGTACCACATTTTGTTTCGCacatttgtatttattttaatatatttccccattttggctttCTCAGTTTTATCTcctattttttgctaaacAGTTTTGCATCCAGTGTAGGCTCCAAACAAATTTAA
Protein-coding regions in this window:
- a CDS encoding proteosome subunit alpha type 1 (putative), which produces MYRNLYDTDNIIYSPEGRLYQVEYANEAIKQGTCAVAIKSKDFVVVCGLKKRISKLSFHQEKLFKIDDYIGVTMSGITSDAKVLTKYMRNECLSHKFLFDENMNIEKLVKKVADKYQQNTQRSSRRAFGVGLIIAGYFKEPYIFETKPNGSYFEYIALSFGARSHASKTYLEKNLHLFENSSLEELTLHCLKALRCSLSSENELTVENTSLAIVGKDKPWQEVTTVDLVELLMRVNAEQRTENIEADIQNEEIPPNEGDAPNPQGDQME
- a CDS encoding hypothetical protein (putative), translated to MSSVSTLPYIGSKISLISNSEIRYEGILYTINTHESTVALQNVRSFGTEGRRQPDIPPSNEIYDFIIFRGKDIKDVTVSEPAKTIPDDPAIVSMNIAPSSKNNLSDNINYNNNVNMNKPLKTQNNMMQQQNDRNMNINNRRYFNRQNYNFYYNNNPNNSGNNHNNNNNNNNSGRNFNNFKYKNFRNYERPYIIGELESQPNPALKSKFSPDFDFSTNNLKFDKSTILDEKNKDPLTLNNNIQVGGYDKNSSFFDNISCETLDKQQAHYRTSGHNRNNNRNKMRNNRNNKMMGNFNYNYYNRSQNPFNRYPAY